One Longimicrobiales bacterium genomic window, GGACGACGTTGATCGCCGGGCCGCATCACTGCCGGTGCGCCTCCCGCGCTCGGGGCGCGTTACAGCCGGAGCAGTCTCCGCGTCAGGCGCGCGAGCCTGCGTGGTCGATCAGCTCGGCGTTGTCCTTGGAGCGACGCATCCGCGTCAGTAACTGCTGCATGGCATCCGCCGGCGGCAGGTCCGCCAGGTCGCGCCGCAGCCCGTGCGACGCGCGCAGCGCCTTCTCACCCAGCAGCAGCTCTTCGCGCCGCGTCGCACTCGCGTTCAGGTCGATGGCGGGGAATACGCGCTTGTCGGCCAGCTCGCGCGACAGCACCAGCTCGCTGTTGCCCGTGCCCTTGAACTCCTCGAAGATCACGTCGTCCATGCGCGAGCCGGTGTCGACCAGCGCCGTCGCGATGATCGTGAGCGAGCCGCCGCCCTGGCGCGGATCGATCTTGCGGGCGCTGCCAAGGAAGCGCTTCGGCTTCTCGAGCGCATTCGCATCGAGGCCGCCCGTCAGCGTCTTGCCGGTGCTGCGCTCGTTCGTGTTGTACGCGCGCGCGAGGCGGGTGATGCTGTCCAGGATGATGACGACGTCCTGCCCCATCTCGACCCGGCGCCGTGCCCGCTCCAGCGTCATCTCGGCGATCGCGATGTGCCGGTCGGCCGGGTAGTCGAAGCTCGACGCGATCACCTCGCCGTAGCCGCACATCTCCATCTCGGTGACTTCTTCCGGCCGCTCGTCGACCAGCAGGATGAAGAGCGCCGCGTCCGGGTAGTTGTCGACGATGCCCTTGGCGACGTGCTGCAGGATCGTCGTCTTGCCGGCCTTGGAAGGCGCCACGATCATCGCGCGCTGCCCCTTACCGAACGGGACGAACAGGTCGATGATGCGGTTCGTGTAGTCCGGCTGCCCCCGGTATTCCAGGTCGCATTCGAGCCGGAGCTGTTCGTCGGGGTGCTGGGCACTGAGGCGGGCAAACACGGGTCGGCGCGAGGCGCCATCGGCCGGCTCGCCGTTGACGAGCTCGATCGAGACCAGCGGCGGGTTCTTCCCGCGGCCCGGTGACGGGCCCGCCTCGCCGACGATCTCGTCGCCGGCCCGGAGCCCGTACCGCTGGATCATCTTCTGTGCGACGTAGATGTCGCCTTCGCCCGGGAGGTAGCTGGCCTCGCGGCGACGGAGGAATCCG contains:
- the rho gene encoding transcription termination factor Rho, with the translated sequence MKTAEALGVLDITSGGAGFLRRREASYLPGEGDIYVAQKMIQRYGLRAGDEIVGEAGPSPGRGKNPPLVSIELVNGEPADGASRRPVFARLSAQHPDEQLRLECDLEYRGQPDYTNRIIDLFVPFGKGQRAMIVAPSKAGKTTILQHVAKGIVDNYPDAALFILLVDERPEEVTEMEMCGYGEVIASSFDYPADRHIAIAEMTLERARRRVEMGQDVVIILDSITRLARAYNTNERSTGKTLTGGLDANALEKPKRFLGSARKIDPRQGGGSLTIIATALVDTGSRMDDVIFEEFKGTGNSELVLSRELADKRVFPAIDLNASATRREELLLGEKALRASHGLRRDLADLPPADAMQQLLTRMRRSKDNAELIDHAGSRA